One window from the genome of Labeo rohita strain BAU-BD-2019 chromosome 10, IGBB_LRoh.1.0, whole genome shotgun sequence encodes:
- the LOC127172296 gene encoding CD209 antigen-like protein C, whose translation MTVVIYESADCVRDHDFRTETDTHHPLQKTGSDSVKIRSSRAAVVCLVLLCVLLLTAVIVLCVHIHTNNTNCTEETHQLLTKITNLTEEGNQLLSKMTNFTEEKDQLLTKITNLTEERDQLLIKIPSLTEEHVQLLTNMTNLNQINEGLIQEKHELLKCFNGMDGWKFYRSGCYLISSVKKNWAESRRYCMQRGADLIIINNREKQNFVKEISGNNPFWIGLTDTGVEGRWKWVDGSTPTSEFWQSGQPNGHRKENCAMTYTLWWYDYPCNYTFKCICERNIF comes from the exons ATGACGGTGGTTATCTATGAGAGTGCAGATTGTGTGAGAGATCATGACTTCAGGACAGAGACAGACACACACCACCCACTACAGAAAACAG GAAGTGATTCAGTGAAGATCAGAAGCTCCAGAGCAGCTGTAGTGTGTTTGGTGCTGCTGTGTGTTCTTCTGCTGACTGCAGTCATTGTGCTGTGTGTCCACATCCATACAAACAACACAAACTGCACAGAAGAGACACACCAGCTACTAACAAAGATCACCAACCTAACAGAAGAGGGAAACCAGCTACTAAGCAAGATGACCAACTTCACAGAAGAGAAAGACCAGCTACTAACCAAGATCACCAACCTCACAGAAGAGAGAGACCAGCTACTAATCAAAATTCCCAGCCTTACAGAAGAGCATGTCCAATTACTAACTAACATGACCAacctaaatcaaataaatgaagggtTAATTCAAGAGAAACATGAACTGTTGAAGTGTTTTAATGGAATGG ATGGATGGAAATTTTACCGATCCGGATGTTACTTAATTTCCTCGGTGAAGAAGAACTGGGCTGAAAGCAGAAGATACTGCATGCAGAGAGGAGCAGATCTgatcatcataaacaacagagAAAAACAA AATTTTGTTAAGGAGATTTCTGGTAATAATCCATTCTGGATTGGTTTGACTGACACTGGTGTGGAGGGCAGATGGAAATGGGTTGATGGCAGCACACCGACCTCTGA GTTCTGGCAGTCTGGACAGCCCAATGGACATAGAAAAGAGAACTGTGCTATGACTTACACGTTATGGTGGTATGATTATCCATGTAACTacacttttaaatgcatttgtgaGAGGAACATTTTTTGA
- the LOC127172295 gene encoding C-type lectin domain family 10 member A-like, with protein sequence MSDAVYDEVIRTESERVEMMVAIYESADCARDHDFRTETNTHQPLQQTGSDCVKIINSRAAVVCLVLLCVLLLTAVIVLCVHIHTNNTNCTEETKQLLTSDTNFTEDRNLLLTNTTNFTDERNLLLNNTTNFTDKRDQLLTTNSSLILLNKQLNQEKNELWKCFDGMDGWLYYNFSFYNISSERKSWTESRRYCTEKGADLIIINNREEQNFVDKMAGSAGVWIGLTDIDEDGLWKWVDGSTLTAGLWKSGEPNGKKSENCTVSYPSGWYDYPCNKAFQWICEKKILK encoded by the exons ATGTCTGATGCTGTTTATGATGAAGTGATCAGGACTGAGTCTGAGAGAGTGGAGATGATGGTGGCTATCTATGAGAGTGCAGACTGTGCGAGAGATCATGACTTCAGAacagagacaaacacacaccaacCACTACAGCAAACAG GAAGTGATTGTGTGAAGATCATAAACTCCAGAGCAGCTGTAGTGTGTTTGGTGCTGCTGTGTGTTCTTCTGCTGACTGCAGTCATAGTGCTGTGTGTCCACATCCATACAAACAACACAAACTGCACAGAAGAGACAAAACAGCTATTAACCAGTGATACAAACTTCACAGAAGACCGAAACCTGCTATTAACCAACACTACCAACTTCACAGATGAGAGAAACCTGTTATTAAACAACACTACCAACTTCACAGATAAGAGAGATCAGCTACTAACTACCAACAGCAGCCTTATTCTATTAAACAAACAGTTAAATCAAGAGAAAAATGAACTGTGGAAGTGTTTTGATGGAATGG ATGGATGGTTATACTACAACTTTAGTTTTTACAACATTTCATCTGAGAGGAAGAGCTGGACTGAGAGCAGAAGATACTGTACAGAAAAAGGAGCAGATCTgatcatcataaacaacagagAGGAACAA aattttgttGACAAAATGGCAGGTAGTGCTGGTGTCTGGATTGGATTGACTGACATTGATGAGGATGGCTTATGGAAATGGGTTGATGGCAGCACACTGACCGCTGG GTTGTGGAAGTCTGGAGAAcccaatggaaaaaaaagtgagaattgcactGTGTCTTATCCATCGGGGTGGTATGACTATCCATGTAACAAAGCTTTTCAATGGATCTGTGAgaagaaaattttaaaatag
- the LOC127171945 gene encoding CD209 antigen-like protein B, with the protein MSDAVYDDVISTESERVEMMVAIYESVDCVRDHDFRTEKNTHHPLQRTGSDSVKIRSSRSAVVCLVLLCVLLLTAVIVLCVHIHTNNTNYTEETHQLRTRITSLTEERAQLLTNITDLTEERIQIQTNNSNLIQLNKKLMQEKKELLKCFVKNRLYDFKFCVIRNQQLIAELVVFTDGWFYYHSSCYYTSYEWKSWNESRRYCTERGADLIIINNEDEQKFIMKEAGISESWIGLTDTDVEGTWKWVDGSTLTSGFWKSGEPNGDRRENCVVSHSSGWNDYPCHLVSRSIFL; encoded by the exons ATGTCTGATGCTGTTTATGACGATGTGATCAGTACTGAGTCTGAGAGAGTGGAGATGATGGTGGCTATCTATGAGAGTGTGGATTGTGTGAGAGATCATGACTTCAGgacagagaaaaacacacaccatCCATTACAACGAACAG GAAGTGATTCAGTGAAGATCAGAAGCTCCAGATCAGCTGTAGTGTGTTTGGTGCTGCTGTGTGTTCTTCTGCTGACTGCAGTCATAGTGCTGTGTGTCCATATCCATacaaacaacacaaactacacaGAAGAGACACACCAGCTACGAACCAGGATCACCAGCCTCACAGAAGAGAGAGCCCAGCTACTAACCAATATTACTGACCTTACAGAAGAAAGAATCCAGATACAAACCAATAATAGCAACCTAATTCAACTAAACAAAAAGTTAATGCAAGAGAAAAAAGAACTGTTGAAGTGTTTCG ttaaaaacaGGCTGTATGATTTCAAATTTTGTGTCATTAGAAATCAACAGCTAATAGCTGAACTGGTTGTGTTTACAGATGGATGGTTTTACTATCATTCTAGCTGTTACTACACTTCCTATGAATGGAAGAGCTGGAATGAGAGCAGAAGATACTGTACAGAGAGAGGAGCAGATCTGATCATCATAAACAATGAAGATGAgcaa AAATTTATTATGAAAGAAGCTGGTATTTCTGAATCCTGGATAGGTCTCACTGACACTGATGTAGAGGGAACATGGAAATGGGTTGATGGCAGCACACTGACCTCTGG GTTCTGGAAGTCTGGAGAGCCCAATGGAGACAGAAGAGAGAATTGTGTTGTGTCTCATTCATCAGGGTGGAATGACTATCCTTGTCATTTAGTTTCGAGATCTATCT TCCTGTAA